The following are from one region of the Oncorhynchus tshawytscha isolate Ot180627B linkage group LG24, Otsh_v2.0, whole genome shotgun sequence genome:
- the LOC112223508 gene encoding leucine-rich repeat-containing protein 18 has product MAKGNKQSKEPKGRKITLKMAKLALKLTVDGKRRLDLSNMEIASFPKCILKLCDVDELDLSRNMLKKIPDSIDKFVNLRWLDLHSNQLDHIPEAIGHLQNLYSLNLCNNLLSSIGLPNEIGLLQKLRSLNLGMNLLESIPSSIAALKELRHLGLFNNHLTRVPECLRNLPHLESINLKCNPIPSGDDKGIDPIQRVECLYLVRESCLCASCLKKVKDARQRLDSRLSRAPAHGRSIFAGLITPNSVAQEDQATWR; this is encoded by the coding sequence ATGGCCAAGGGCAACAAGCAGTCAAAAGAGCCTAAAGGCCGGAAGATCACCCTGAAGATGGCAAAGCTGGCACTGAAGCTGACCGTGGATGGCAAACGTCGGCTGGACCTCAGCAACATGGAGATCGCCAGCTTTCCCAAGTGCATCCTGAAGCTGTGTGATGTGGACGAGCTGGACCTGAGCCGCAACATGCTCAAGAAGATCCCTGACTCTATCGACAAGTTTGTCAACCTCCGCTGGCTGGATCTCCACAGCAACCAGTTGGACCACATTCCGGAAGCTATCGGGCACCTCCAGAACCTATACAGCCTCAACCTGTGTAACAACCTACTGAGCAGTATAGGACTCCCCAACGAGATCGGCCTCCTGCAGAAGCTGAGGAGCCTCAACCTGGGCATGAACCTCCTCGAAAGCATCCCGTCCTCCATCGCAGCCCTCAAGGAGCTGCGCCACCTGGGTCTGTTCAACAACCACCTGACCCGGGTGCCCGAGTGCCTCCGCAACCTGCCCCACCTTGAGAGCATCAACCTGAAGTGTAACCCAATCCCCTCAGGGGATGACAAAGGCATAGACCCCATCCAGAGGGTGGAATGTCTGTACCTGGTGAGGGAGAGCTGCCTGTGTGCCTCCTGCCTCAAGAAGGTCAAAGATGCCAGGCAGAGGTTGGACAGCAGGCTAAGCAGAGCCCCTGCTCATGGGAGGTCCATCTTCGCCGGCCTGATCACACCCAACTCGGTGGCGCAGGAGGACCAGGCCACCTGGAGGTGA